A window of Ketobacter sp. MCCC 1A13808 contains these coding sequences:
- the aceF gene encoding dihydrolipoyllysine-residue acetyltransferase — protein sequence MAIKDVLVPDLGGSDGVDVIELSVQPGDRIEKEDTLLVVESDKATVEVPSPYTGVVKTVVVSIGQSVKEGDKLVEMELDGDESEASSATKKAESEKPSAPAKTGNAEDQNSKLKSSEATTAEKKPSSSSDKKSEAAAASSHQMEVIAIPDIGGGEDVDVIEVNVQEGDQLEPEQTLVVLESDKATMEIPCPKAGTVRKVLLKVGDKVSQGTPALELLVASTGQPAEADSKPATEPASSGSTAISSNEKAQPAEQAARVSGVGEQTLTASKKVHAGPAVRRLARELGVDLAMVKASGPRARILKEDVHAYVNKRLSGKAEAIAEGSGLPKLPEIDFAKWGEVEAVELNKINKLTATNLHRAWVHIPHVTQFDEADITELETFRKAESARLKEEGVKLTLLAFMVKACAKSLQEFPRFNSSLSPDGTHLIFKKYINVGIAVDTPNGLVVPVIKDADKKSVKEIALDMQTLSEKARSKKLSPGDMQGGTFSISSLGGIGGTAFTPIVNWPEVSILGVSRSQMKPVYNGEEFEPRLMVPLSLSYDHRVVDGADAARFTTFLSRQLSDIRRLLF from the coding sequence GTGGCGATTAAAGATGTGTTAGTGCCCGATCTCGGTGGATCAGATGGGGTCGATGTTATTGAACTTTCGGTACAACCGGGTGACCGAATCGAAAAAGAAGATACCTTGCTAGTTGTGGAGTCAGACAAAGCAACGGTAGAAGTACCGTCACCTTATACCGGAGTGGTGAAAACCGTTGTGGTCTCTATTGGCCAGTCTGTTAAAGAAGGCGATAAATTAGTAGAGATGGAGTTGGACGGCGATGAGTCGGAAGCATCTTCAGCAACGAAGAAAGCTGAATCAGAGAAGCCGTCGGCACCGGCCAAAACAGGCAACGCTGAGGACCAGAACAGCAAACTCAAGAGTTCAGAGGCGACGACTGCTGAGAAAAAGCCGTCTTCATCGTCGGATAAAAAGTCCGAAGCAGCCGCAGCCAGCAGTCATCAAATGGAAGTGATCGCCATTCCGGATATTGGTGGTGGCGAAGATGTGGATGTCATTGAAGTCAACGTGCAGGAAGGCGATCAATTAGAGCCTGAACAAACGCTCGTGGTGCTGGAATCCGATAAAGCCACCATGGAGATTCCGTGTCCAAAAGCCGGCACGGTTCGTAAAGTGCTGCTGAAAGTGGGGGACAAGGTTTCGCAGGGTACGCCTGCACTGGAGTTGCTGGTGGCTTCCACCGGGCAACCGGCTGAAGCAGACAGTAAACCCGCAACGGAGCCAGCTTCTTCAGGCAGTACGGCGATATCGTCAAACGAAAAAGCGCAGCCCGCAGAGCAAGCTGCCCGGGTGTCCGGTGTGGGTGAACAGACCCTCACAGCAAGCAAGAAAGTGCATGCCGGTCCGGCAGTACGCCGACTAGCTCGTGAGCTGGGAGTGGACCTGGCGATGGTGAAAGCCTCTGGCCCGCGTGCTCGGATATTGAAAGAAGATGTTCACGCTTATGTTAATAAGCGCTTATCCGGCAAAGCCGAGGCAATTGCAGAAGGGTCGGGATTACCGAAACTACCGGAGATCGACTTTGCTAAATGGGGCGAAGTAGAAGCAGTCGAACTGAACAAAATTAACAAACTGACGGCAACCAACCTGCATCGCGCATGGGTGCACATTCCGCACGTCACCCAGTTTGATGAAGCGGACATTACCGAGCTGGAAACGTTCAGAAAGGCAGAGTCTGCGCGACTTAAAGAGGAAGGCGTTAAGCTCACCTTGCTTGCGTTCATGGTAAAAGCCTGCGCTAAAAGTCTCCAGGAATTTCCCCGCTTCAACAGTTCGTTAAGCCCGGACGGAACCCACTTGATTTTTAAGAAATACATTAACGTGGGTATAGCTGTCGACACGCCCAATGGTCTGGTCGTGCCGGTGATCAAAGACGCGGATAAGAAATCAGTGAAAGAGATTGCTCTGGATATGCAGACTTTGAGTGAAAAAGCCCGTTCCAAAAAACTATCACCCGGGGATATGCAGGGTGGTACTTTTTCAATCTCGTCGTTAGGAGGCATTGGCGGGACGGCGTTTACGCCAATAGTGAACTGGCCGGAGGTGTCGATTCTGGGCGTTTCACGTTCGCAGATGAAGCCGGTGTACAACGGTGAGGAGTTCGAGCCACGTTTGATGGTGCCGTTATCCCTTTCCTATGACCACCGGGTAGTGGATGGTGCGGATGCCGCTCGTTTCACTACCTTCTTGTCACGACAACTGAGCGACATAAGACGTTTGCTATTTTAG
- the aceE gene encoding pyruvate dehydrogenase (acetyl-transferring), homodimeric type, translating into MARERFYGDSDPVETQEWLDALASVLEHEGPERAKYLLDKMGETARHAGVQVTELTTPYVNTINPEKEALMPGDPFIERRIRSLIRWNALAMVQRANLSDDDLGGHISSFASSATLYDVGFNHFFRAPTETSGGDLIFYQGHSSPGIYARAYLEDRITEKQMENFRREVKKEGLSSYPHPWLMPNFWQFPTVSMGLGPIQAIYQARFMKFLQNRELIKQDDRKVWAYLGDGETDEPESLGCISLAGREKLDNLVFVINCNLQRLDGPVRGNGKIIQELEGVFRGAGWNVIKVIWGRRWDPLLARDKEGVLRKRMEETVDGEYQSFKNHGGAFTREHFFNKYPELGQMVEHMTDEEIFQLNRGGHDPFKLYAAYHAAVNHKGQPTVILAKTVKGYGTGSGEAANKTHSMKTLNMESLKAFRDRFDMPFNDEELKKIPFYRPSEDSNEMRYMRERRNSLGGYLPVRRTECETLEVPELGVFGPLLEGTKDREMSTTMAFVRMLNSLVKQKSIGERVVPIVPDEARTFGMEGMFRQLGIYSSVGQLYNPTDSEQVMYYREDIKGRILEEGINEAGAMSAWIAAATSYSVNNFPMIPFYIFYSMFGFQRIGDLAWAAGDSQARGFLIGATAGRTTLNGEGLQHQDGHSHVLASTIPNCVAYDVAYAYELAVVLHDGLRRMYKEKENVFYYITVENENYVHPAMPKGAEEGILKGMYLLREGDEHNKLKVQLLGSGSILREVEAAAEILHDVYGVASDIWSVTSFNELRSDGLQKQRWNMLNPEEEPKLPYVTKLLRGRKHPVIAASDYIKTHADQIRPFIRNHYTALGTDGYGRSDSREQLRHFFEVDRYFVTVAALSALADKGLIGRSKVADALQRFSISSDKPYPPHV; encoded by the coding sequence ATGGCTCGTGAACGTTTTTATGGTGACAGTGATCCTGTCGAAACTCAGGAATGGTTAGACGCGCTGGCGTCCGTGCTCGAACATGAAGGGCCGGAGCGTGCTAAATACCTTCTTGATAAAATGGGTGAAACTGCCCGGCATGCTGGCGTACAAGTAACTGAATTGACGACGCCGTATGTCAACACCATCAACCCGGAAAAAGAAGCACTGATGCCCGGTGATCCGTTCATCGAGCGGCGCATCCGCTCTTTGATTCGCTGGAACGCGTTAGCGATGGTGCAGCGTGCCAACTTATCGGATGACGATCTGGGGGGGCATATCTCCAGCTTCGCGTCTTCGGCTACGTTGTACGATGTGGGTTTCAACCATTTCTTTCGGGCTCCGACTGAGACCTCCGGCGGAGATCTGATTTTTTATCAAGGCCATTCTTCTCCCGGTATCTATGCGCGGGCTTATCTGGAAGACCGGATCACCGAGAAGCAAATGGAGAACTTCCGTCGCGAAGTGAAAAAAGAGGGTTTGTCTTCCTATCCGCATCCTTGGCTTATGCCGAACTTTTGGCAGTTTCCTACCGTGTCGATGGGGCTAGGTCCGATACAGGCCATTTATCAAGCCCGCTTTATGAAGTTTCTTCAGAATCGCGAGCTGATTAAGCAAGACGATCGTAAAGTGTGGGCCTATTTGGGCGACGGCGAGACCGATGAGCCGGAATCCTTAGGCTGCATCTCCCTGGCCGGGCGGGAAAAGCTGGATAATCTGGTGTTTGTTATCAACTGCAACCTGCAACGGCTCGACGGTCCGGTTCGCGGTAACGGAAAAATCATTCAGGAATTGGAGGGTGTTTTCCGCGGAGCCGGCTGGAACGTTATCAAAGTCATTTGGGGGCGGCGTTGGGACCCGCTGTTGGCGCGGGACAAGGAAGGTGTGTTGCGTAAGCGCATGGAAGAAACTGTGGACGGTGAATACCAGAGTTTTAAAAACCACGGAGGCGCCTTTACCCGAGAACACTTTTTCAATAAGTACCCTGAATTAGGTCAGATGGTTGAGCATATGACCGATGAGGAAATTTTTCAGCTTAACCGGGGTGGCCATGACCCGTTCAAGCTCTACGCTGCCTATCATGCTGCTGTGAATCACAAAGGTCAGCCAACCGTGATCCTGGCAAAAACAGTGAAGGGGTATGGCACCGGTTCCGGCGAAGCAGCCAACAAAACCCATTCCATGAAAACCCTCAACATGGAAAGCCTAAAAGCGTTCCGCGACCGTTTTGACATGCCCTTCAATGATGAAGAGTTGAAGAAAATCCCGTTTTATCGTCCCAGTGAAGACAGCAATGAGATGCGTTATATGCGGGAGCGGCGTAATTCCTTGGGAGGGTATCTACCGGTACGGCGCACGGAGTGTGAAACCTTGGAAGTGCCGGAGTTGGGCGTGTTTGGTCCTTTGCTGGAAGGCACCAAAGACCGTGAAATGTCGACTACCATGGCGTTTGTGCGAATGCTGAATTCGTTGGTGAAGCAAAAGTCGATAGGTGAACGGGTGGTGCCGATCGTACCGGATGAAGCGCGTACCTTCGGAATGGAAGGCATGTTCAGGCAATTGGGTATCTACTCTTCCGTGGGGCAGCTCTATAACCCCACGGACAGCGAACAGGTTATGTATTACCGGGAGGATATCAAAGGCCGGATACTGGAGGAGGGTATCAACGAAGCGGGCGCAATGTCGGCATGGATTGCAGCGGCTACTTCATATTCCGTTAATAACTTCCCGATGATCCCTTTTTATATTTTCTATTCGATGTTTGGTTTTCAACGGATCGGAGATCTTGCATGGGCGGCGGGTGATTCTCAGGCGCGAGGTTTTTTGATCGGTGCTACCGCCGGTAGAACCACTTTGAACGGGGAGGGGTTGCAGCATCAGGATGGCCATAGTCATGTGCTGGCCTCTACCATTCCCAACTGTGTTGCTTACGACGTTGCCTATGCGTACGAGTTAGCGGTGGTATTGCATGACGGTTTACGGCGTATGTACAAAGAGAAAGAAAATGTTTTCTATTACATTACCGTAGAGAACGAAAACTACGTGCATCCTGCTATGCCGAAAGGCGCGGAAGAGGGCATTCTGAAGGGTATGTACCTGTTGCGGGAAGGCGACGAGCACAACAAGTTGAAGGTCCAATTGCTGGGCAGTGGTTCCATTCTCAGGGAAGTGGAAGCCGCCGCAGAAATACTGCACGATGTGTACGGTGTTGCGTCGGACATCTGGAGTGTCACCAGCTTTAACGAGCTGCGTAGCGACGGGTTGCAAAAACAACGTTGGAACATGTTAAATCCGGAAGAAGAACCGAAGCTCCCCTACGTCACGAAGTTGCTGCGGGGCCGGAAACATCCGGTGATAGCCGCGTCGGATTACATTAAAACTCACGCCGACCAAATCCGTCCTTTCATCCGCAACCACTACACTGCGCTCGGCACTGATGGCTATGGCCGAAGTGATTCACGGGAACAGTTGCGTCATTTCTTCGAGGTAGACCGATATTTTGTTACGGTTGCCGCGCTTAGCGCGTTGGCGGACAAAGGTCTGATTGGCCGCAGTAAGGTAGCCGATGCATTACAGCGCTTTAGTATCAGTTCCGACAAACCCTACCCACCCCATGTTTAA
- the ampD gene encoding 1,6-anhydro-N-acetylmuramyl-L-alanine amidase AmpD — protein sequence MNVEKHLLTCARQVSSPNCNERPVPIDPELIVIHCISLPPGEFGGPYIEQLFQNRLCADEHPYFREIHQLQVSSHLLIRRDGEVLQFVPFNLRAWHAGQSCYGDRENCNDYSIGIELEGTEDSAFEPIQYERLKQVIECLQNAYGVTVPGNNPSKQKLPVVGHSDIAPGRKTDPGPCFDWSQLS from the coding sequence GTGAACGTTGAAAAGCACTTACTTACCTGCGCACGCCAGGTAAGCTCTCCGAACTGTAATGAGCGACCGGTCCCGATCGATCCCGAGCTGATTGTGATCCATTGCATCAGCTTGCCCCCGGGTGAATTTGGCGGGCCCTATATTGAGCAATTGTTTCAGAATCGACTATGCGCTGATGAGCACCCTTATTTCCGGGAGATTCATCAGTTGCAGGTGTCTTCTCACCTGCTCATTCGCCGCGATGGAGAGGTCCTTCAGTTTGTTCCATTCAATCTAAGGGCATGGCATGCGGGACAATCCTGCTATGGTGATCGAGAAAACTGTAATGACTATTCCATCGGAATTGAATTAGAGGGAACGGAAGATTCTGCCTTCGAGCCAATTCAATACGAGCGATTAAAACAAGTGATTGAATGTCTGCAAAACGCCTATGGGGTTACCGTCCCAGGCAATAACCCATCAAAACAGAAGTTGCCAGTAGTCGGTCATTCCGATATAGCGCCCGGCCGCAAGACCGATCCCGGCCCTTGCTTCGATTGGTCCCAACTGAGTTAA
- a CDS encoding DUF1631 domain-containing protein translates to MPGSNQGSTGTNQDSELSMKAGTLPAVLMKARRAALEELLQSLTDVFDKADDTFFEYAEKAASDQDKDDYLETMRQIRLNRKEVERKFFQQINGVFKELTQQQAIEEKPVGLESISSLDSLSLVENDDLEMDVALEGMISKAKTKFGDRIYQLSARLDAMLFHVTVNDKNNPFHPTHICNAFRHAADEIDCDIKNRLVIFKLFDKYVISRYDLVLDAANSILAEAGILPDLKGSPATSRRSERRSASALSDTQQGTTETTKEVARQAASELFGQLQTLLASARSVPMVTDVVVGTIGSEAHNAREVSNDELFELLTRIQQSQPGDQELLSGYVQPVRFNVREAVANVLQTRESKAGPERVGQADSDVINLVAMLFDFILDDENLPIPVKAIIGRLQIPYLKLAVQDYSFFNRGAHPARKLLNELARAGIGLSDDVDQLQKDLVFKKIQQTSQRILNEFQKEPELFEALLQDFSQFMQTEARRAQMIEQRTKAAEEGKAKTELAEKIAMETVRKRLDGRTVPEVVVRLLTDGWMGVLKLVFLKYGPESNNWMGAVKTIDHLLFSVTPPRDEIARKKLFNVVPVLLKNLRQGLNSVSFNPFEMGEMLTELEQVQMQILRGETPGHLDDRRVDPAKDLVAAVTEDMERMGASPVIPARSKITQLDSAKAAKKAAVQLPALADDDPYLLSAGRINVGTWLEFRNDTGVKTRCKLAAHIKSADKMIFVNRTGVKIDEKSTLGLAHALKNAEVVVLEDSQLFDRALQNVIGNLRKVKQANL, encoded by the coding sequence ATGCCGGGATCTAACCAGGGTTCGACAGGAACCAATCAGGATAGCGAACTTTCTATGAAGGCAGGTACATTGCCGGCGGTCCTAATGAAAGCGCGTCGTGCTGCGTTGGAAGAATTGCTGCAGTCTCTTACGGACGTGTTTGACAAAGCGGATGACACTTTTTTTGAGTATGCAGAAAAGGCGGCCAGCGACCAGGATAAAGACGACTATCTTGAAACCATGCGTCAAATACGCCTGAACCGTAAGGAAGTTGAGCGTAAGTTTTTTCAGCAAATTAACGGGGTGTTTAAAGAGTTAACCCAACAGCAGGCCATTGAAGAAAAACCCGTTGGCCTGGAATCCATATCCTCCCTGGACTCGCTCTCGTTAGTCGAAAACGACGACCTGGAAATGGATGTGGCTTTGGAAGGTATGATTTCCAAAGCGAAAACCAAATTCGGGGACCGGATTTATCAACTGAGCGCACGCCTCGATGCGATGCTGTTTCACGTTACGGTCAATGATAAGAATAACCCATTTCACCCCACCCATATTTGTAATGCCTTCCGGCACGCTGCTGACGAGATCGATTGCGACATTAAAAATCGCCTGGTCATCTTCAAGCTATTCGATAAATATGTGATCTCCCGTTACGACCTGGTGTTGGATGCGGCCAATTCAATATTGGCGGAAGCCGGAATTCTACCGGATTTGAAAGGTAGCCCCGCAACGTCGCGCCGCTCCGAGAGACGCAGTGCCAGCGCGCTGTCGGATACTCAGCAAGGCACGACCGAAACAACCAAAGAAGTAGCCAGACAGGCCGCCAGCGAGTTGTTCGGTCAGCTTCAAACGTTGCTGGCTTCTGCCCGCAGCGTACCAATGGTGACGGATGTGGTGGTGGGCACCATCGGCTCGGAGGCGCACAACGCCCGTGAGGTTTCCAATGACGAATTATTCGAGCTGTTAACACGCATTCAGCAGTCACAGCCGGGAGACCAGGAATTGTTATCCGGCTACGTTCAGCCGGTTCGTTTTAATGTGCGGGAAGCGGTCGCCAATGTGTTGCAAACGCGGGAGTCTAAAGCTGGCCCGGAAAGAGTCGGTCAGGCGGATTCCGACGTCATTAATCTGGTCGCCATGTTGTTCGATTTTATTTTGGATGATGAGAACTTACCGATTCCAGTGAAAGCAATTATCGGACGGCTACAAATCCCTTATCTAAAACTGGCCGTTCAGGATTACAGCTTTTTTAATCGTGGGGCGCACCCGGCACGTAAGCTTCTCAACGAATTAGCCCGGGCCGGCATCGGTTTGAGCGACGACGTGGATCAATTACAAAAAGATCTGGTGTTTAAGAAAATTCAGCAGACTTCGCAGCGTATATTGAATGAATTCCAGAAAGAACCTGAGTTGTTTGAAGCGTTGTTGCAGGATTTTTCTCAGTTTATGCAAACAGAAGCCCGCCGAGCTCAAATGATTGAGCAAAGAACCAAAGCGGCGGAAGAGGGTAAAGCAAAGACCGAGTTAGCGGAAAAAATTGCCATGGAAACGGTGCGCAAACGATTGGATGGCCGCACTGTTCCGGAAGTCGTGGTGCGCCTTTTAACAGATGGTTGGATGGGTGTATTGAAACTGGTATTCCTGAAATACGGCCCGGAAAGCAATAACTGGATGGGTGCGGTCAAGACCATCGATCACCTGTTGTTTAGCGTGACACCTCCGCGCGATGAAATAGCCCGGAAAAAGCTCTTTAATGTGGTACCGGTGTTGCTAAAAAACCTGCGTCAGGGCTTGAATTCTGTTTCGTTCAATCCATTTGAAATGGGAGAGATGCTAACGGAGTTGGAGCAGGTCCAGATGCAGATCTTGCGTGGCGAAACGCCGGGACATCTGGACGACCGGCGGGTTGATCCGGCAAAAGATCTGGTGGCCGCGGTGACGGAAGATATGGAACGGATGGGGGCGTCTCCGGTGATTCCTGCCCGATCCAAAATTACGCAGCTGGATTCTGCCAAGGCAGCGAAGAAAGCAGCGGTTCAGTTGCCTGCGTTGGCCGATGATGATCCTTACCTGCTATCCGCTGGCCGTATCAATGTTGGCACCTGGCTGGAATTTCGCAACGACACGGGTGTTAAAACTCGCTGTAAGCTTGCGGCCCACATTAAATCTGCAGATAAGATGATTTTTGTGAATCGCACCGGAGTGAAAATTGACGAGAAATCGACGTTGGGTTTGGCTCACGCATTGAAAAATGCAGAAGTCGTGGTGTTGGAGGATTCTCAGTTGTTCGATCGCGCACTGCAGAACGTGATAGGCAATCTACGCAAAGTAAAGCAAGCAAATTTATAA
- a CDS encoding alanine/glycine:cation symporter family protein, whose translation MEQITTMLNWLNGNILWGIPMLLALSATGLYLTLGLRVINLRKIPYAFSLLFKGRKSTESGDISPFNALMTAMSATVGTGNIVGVATAIASGGPGALFWMWCIALVGMATKYGEALLAVKFRETDERGLHVGGPMYYIKNGLGANWAWLGTLFAIFGMFAGFGIGNTVQSHSVADALEGTYSIDPMITGVILAIIAGLVLIGGIKRLGQVAGKLVPAMAFLYVITGLVFLLMNAGDIPAAVGLIVDSAFNGHAAVGGFAGATIMAAIRFGVARGVFSNEAGLGSAPIAHAAAQTNDPVKQGLIAMLGTFIDTIVVCSITGLVIVLSGAWSHGAKGAELTTLAFNSLSNGWGEHVVAIGLALFAFTTILGWSYYSERCTEFLFGTKAIMPFRIVWIVAIPVGCLMSLDFVWLLADCLNALMAIPNLIALLALSPIIFKLTKTYFENKP comes from the coding sequence ATGGAACAGATCACCACAATGCTCAACTGGCTTAATGGGAATATTCTGTGGGGCATACCGATGTTACTTGCCCTTTCCGCTACCGGCCTTTACCTCACGCTTGGGCTCAGAGTAATCAATCTCCGCAAAATCCCCTACGCATTCTCACTCCTGTTTAAAGGACGCAAATCCACTGAAAGCGGTGACATATCCCCCTTCAACGCCTTGATGACCGCGATGTCTGCCACCGTTGGCACCGGCAATATTGTCGGAGTTGCAACGGCAATTGCATCGGGTGGACCCGGAGCCCTGTTCTGGATGTGGTGTATCGCACTGGTGGGAATGGCCACAAAATACGGTGAGGCCTTACTGGCAGTCAAATTCAGGGAAACCGACGAACGCGGGCTCCACGTCGGTGGCCCCATGTACTACATCAAAAATGGCCTGGGAGCGAACTGGGCCTGGCTCGGCACTTTATTCGCCATATTCGGTATGTTTGCCGGATTCGGCATCGGCAATACCGTACAATCGCACTCGGTCGCAGACGCCCTGGAAGGAACCTACTCCATTGATCCCATGATCACCGGCGTTATCCTGGCCATTATCGCCGGGTTAGTGTTAATCGGTGGTATCAAACGCCTCGGGCAGGTAGCAGGTAAATTAGTGCCTGCTATGGCATTTCTGTACGTCATAACCGGACTGGTATTTTTGCTAATGAACGCCGGCGATATTCCGGCAGCCGTTGGTCTGATTGTCGACAGCGCCTTTAACGGACATGCTGCTGTTGGCGGCTTTGCCGGTGCCACCATCATGGCGGCCATTCGTTTCGGAGTCGCTCGCGGTGTGTTCTCGAACGAGGCAGGCCTGGGCAGCGCGCCCATTGCTCACGCCGCCGCCCAGACCAACGACCCGGTCAAGCAGGGTCTGATTGCCATGCTCGGCACCTTTATCGATACCATCGTCGTCTGTTCCATCACTGGCCTGGTGATCGTTCTGAGCGGTGCCTGGTCACACGGGGCCAAGGGTGCGGAACTCACCACCCTCGCCTTCAATTCACTCAGCAACGGCTGGGGTGAGCACGTGGTGGCGATCGGCTTGGCATTATTTGCCTTCACCACCATCCTGGGCTGGAGTTATTATAGCGAGCGCTGCACCGAATTCCTGTTTGGCACCAAGGCGATCATGCCCTTCCGAATTGTATGGATAGTAGCAATACCTGTCGGGTGCCTGATGAGCCTGGACTTTGTCTGGTTGTTGGCAGATTGCCTGAATGCCCTGATGGCCATTCCCAACCTGATCGCATTGTTGGCGCTAAGCCCCATTATTTTCAAACTCACTAAAACCTATTTCGAAAACAAACCATGA